CGTGGGGGCCACATTGGCAGGGAAACTGGCAGAGCTGTCCCCAGTGGTCAGGGTTGCAGGTGCAGTGCCCGCTGGCTGGGTCGCAGCGCCCGTTGGGGTAGCACGGGCACCGCCGCTTGCAGTCAGGACCCCAGTACTGCTCGGGGCAGGCTGTGGAgggaaggagatggtgaagaTGGAAGTGATGGGGAAGATCTGCagccctctccctccccagcatccaAGCTGGGATAAGGGATGGCAAGGGCTGAGACCTGGGGAAATACTCACGGGAACTGCAGTCTGCTCCGAAAAAGCCAGGTTTACAGAGGCAAACCCCAGGTCTCACACACACCTCGTCCACCCCACAGGCATCCTCACCCTCGCACAGCGCTGTCGGCAGCAGGAAGGGAATATCAGCACAGAACTGGCCCCTCCAGAGCTCACACCCCCCTGCTGGACCATCAGCCACCCGGCCATCTCCCACTGAGGCAGCCTTCCCAGGGAatccatccctctccctgctccatccccctgGCTGAGCTgaagcaccagcagcagcttgctCAGTGGGTGTTTGGGGGTCCCCACGCTTTAGCACCCCACTGTTGCTGGCcaaggagagctgcagaggcTTCCCCCCAACACCCAGCACCGTGGAGGAGCCACCTGGCAAAGCTTTGGGCTTCATCACCGTCCATCACTCACCAGCCGTGcattcctgcccttcctgcttccagcCGGGGCAGCACGCGGGGCCAGCAGGGAGCCTGTGGGAGAGATCAGGGGGGCTgtcagctgggagagggggtgcagggctggaggggattCACATGCAGCTTCACAGCTTTGGCTGAGGTAAAGTGACCGCAGGCGCTTGCCCTGGCTGGGCCCAGCATGGCCCCAGGGGCATTACTCCGGAAGGAAACCAgcaaaatggaaggaaatttaagaggctgcaggctgagggggtggtggggctgggtgATGGGGAAGGACTGCCTGACTATGCTGCTGTGGAGCCCGTGGTGGGTTCCCAAACCTCTGGGAGGGGCTAAAAGCTTTGTCAGCAACCCAGAGAAACGGCACCAAAGGGAAAGCGCCCGAAGGTGCTGCAATTGGTGGCAAGGTCAGTGGGAGAGGcaacacagcagcaaagcaaagggGACATTGGCTCCAAAAAGCCCTTTGGGTTTTGCTACACCTACATTTCCCGCTCACTACACCATGGAAGCTTTGCCAGtgctcccacctcccccttATTACTCCGCGGAGTGGGAGTCCATGAGAAGTAACCTCTGGAGAAAAGGTCTGGGTGCCCCAAATGCCCATATGTGCCCCAACCCCACTTCCCATCATCCTCCCAGTCTCCGCACACACACTGCCAGGCTACAGACCTCCTTCCATGTAAGGACAGATGGACAACGACCCCCTGGAGCTGCTAAGAAGCCCCATGAGATCAGGATGTCAGTGCAGACCCCTGTGGCACCTACCTGCAGACATTCCTGCCATCGGGGTCCAGCTcctgggcagagctctgcacccacagccacagctggaggcagaggatGGGCCGGGTGCTCCCCATCCTGGTGGGATGTGaggtcccagcagctccccagccccgCGCCAGCGTCCGTCTGTCCCGTCCGTCCCGTCCTGTCCCTCCCACGGTGCGGCCTCTTCCTCCAGGCAGCCTTGGGTTTCTTCCTGAGGAAACGCAGGAGGAGGTGCCCCAATCCAGACACAAGAGGTgtggcggggaggggggggaggcagggatTGTCACCCCATGGGCTATTTTGGGGCCTTGTTGTCACCCTGGCAGCAGAAATGGGTGTCcaggggcttggagcagccaTGCAGGGGTTGGCATTCACCCATGGTCATCCTGTGCCATCCTCCATCACCCCCAAAGCTGTTTTAGCCAATGTCCCTCAAACCCACACGAGGTGTCGTGAGCTGCCCCATGGTGCTGCCAACCCCTGGCAGAGGCTGAGAAGTGGAGCCCCCACATCCCCTATGGGGACATGGACTGCCCCAGGCCGGCCTTTGAACTGCTGTTGGCCACCATCCCACCTCACTGTCTCCCCAGGAGCTTTGTGTCAGCAGATTCACAGGAAACACCTTTTTCCTACCCAAGGCCagctcagccaggctggaagAGCACTGCTCCCCCCACCATACAGGACTTAACTCCATCGcgcccagcccagctccccatGGTAGCTGACCCCCAAAAGGGGCTCTGGGGTCTGGCACAGTGGCCACATCCCTTTGCCTCGGCACACAGAAGTTGactgctgggctgggacacctggCAGCACCACCCAGCCCTTCATCATTGCAGCCAGAACCTCAGAGGAGAAACCAGACTGATTTATTTCCAACTCCAGTTCTAGAGCTAGAAAGTACCTGACCCGAGAGGACAGACTCCCGGGTAAACACAAGGATTGTTCCAGTCTGAAGAGGTCCCAGTACAAAACCAATTCACCCCACATCCGAAAAGTGCAGGAGTGGCACTGGTGGTGCTGATCCACACTGCTCCCCACCACAGGAGAGCTCAGACACCCAGTGCAGCATGCTCAGTCCCTCCCGGCCACGTGGCAaccctggcacagctcctgggcagcctgggcaccCCAACTTGATCTTCACATTTCAGAGATGGGAAGGATGAAGTACAAGTGGGAAGGGGTGGAGTAAAATACCCCCAGGAGGGCAGGATCTGGTGATGGCATCCCAAGCTGTGAGCAGAGGTGTTTGGTGGCAAGAGCCACCAGTGGATGGGAAGGAGCCCCTTTAGGtacagcagcaggaaggaggtGAAGGCTGGAATTGGGCAGTGGATGCCCGGCTGTGCAGGACCCCTGTAAATTAATTTGTGGACACAACAAAAGGGCAGAGATGCCTCAGGTGATGAGTTGTCCTGTGCCAGACTGACATCCCATGGCAAAGTGTCCTGGTGGGCTTCCAGGAATGCTGCCCCTGCTGTCACCATGGCATGGGGACGTGGCCAGGAATCTTGTGCTGTTACTGAAGACACTGGGAGAGTCGGGAAGCGCTGCTGAGATCCGACTCCCTTTCAGGTGGGTCAGAGGGGTGGTGAGGCTCTGTGGGGGGAGCTGGCTGCTGGCTTGCTCTCACCCTCCAGCTCCAGTTGTGTGTCCAGTGAGTCAATGATTTCCCAGGCTCCGGAGCAGCTGGATGTGGGGGGGTCTTTGCTGTTGCCCTGATACCACAGTCCAAAACTGCAGAGAGAACAGATAAGAGCTGTGGGGGAGAAAAGCCttcctgggaagcagctggatCCCAACCTCCCTCTGCATttggtggtggcagcaggggaCAGCCTGGCTGTGAGTCCTTGGGAGCCTGTGGCAGCTCAGGGGCAGCACCAAGGCTTCTTctgcccctgcccagggcaAGGCAGATTCCCCCTGAACCAAGAGACCCCTCTGTGGCAGCAATCCTGTCAGCCCCATCCAGAGTAGAACCACCCATCCCAAGAAGCACCAGAGCATGGGTGCAAACTTACAAGCTCCTAATTTTGGATTCTGGAGGCTGAGCATCCACGTAGTCTGTGCCATGAGCTGGGACCCAGGAGCCCTCATCTTCATCACTGTGGCACAAAGGAATGGAGGAAAACCCCACACTGAGTCACAGGCTCACCACAAGTGAGTGCCAGAGCCACCCCGGagctccttcctgaactgacCAGTGTGCCCAACAGAGCCAGGGGCACACAGACCAGAGGTGTCCCCCCAAATCAGTGTGGGCTGCAACCTGCCACAGTGCCACAGCCAGCTGCAGTGATGCTCATGTCCCAGACACAGCCCTGTTTCATGGCAAACCCAATCCCAGATGCATGATCTCAAGCCACAATGCCTTTCAAAAGCCCAGCAGTTGACCAGCAGATGGTGTGTCCCTGGTTGCCACAGCAGTTAAGTCTTTAGGCACCTCACCCTGCGTAGCAAGCGCACAGTTCTCCAGGGAACCGCGTGACAATTGGCAACCCTGTCCCCCTCACTCAAAGAGGTTGACTGCCTGGCAGGAAGGCAGGTGACATCCAGGCCTTCCAGGGGAGCAGGGTGACATGAGGTGTGACCATAGGGGAGCACTCACAGGGCAGCAGACAGGACCCAACACCCTCAAAtctctgccagctgccagcagagacCCCAACACAAGCAAGCAGCAGgttgcagcagcacagaagatcTCAGACCCTTCCAACCTTTATTAAATCCCCTAAAGCCAGTGagctccagctctccccatGCCATACAGCAGCTTTAGCACAAGCTTTGCCCCCAGCAGACatgcagagccagggctggtgCAAGTAGGGTACTCCCCTCCCCACGGTGAGAAGTCTGTTGGAGCCCACGGAAAGTCCTGCAGAGCCTCCAGGGAAGATCTCTACTGTCATCTTCAAAAGCTCTCCCCTGGAAAGCCTCCAATCATATGTGCAGGGACCAGCCTGCTTTGTCCACCGGTTCTGGCACCATCCCCTCCCCTTTGCCACATCCATGCAGGGACAAGCAGCATCTGgccaggctgtgtgtgtgtgactggtGACAGGGACATGTAAATGGCAGCAGAGAAAAGTCTAGCCCTTGTGGCACTCCCAGGGCTAAACCAGAGCAAGACATGCACTGCAAACAAGAAACCTTTGATGTctggaaggaggcagggaggaggcagctctTGAGCAGGGGAGTTCCCTTCCAGGGTGTCACACCACATGGGAACATGGAGCTGTCACTGCAGgctcctcccctccttcctggTGAGCAGGACTCACCTGCTTTCTGACTCCTCCACCGTTCCCAGCATTTtggctctgattttttttctctgtcttttgaCAGTCGACTTCATCGCATCCAAGAAGAAGCTGGGAACTCTCTCCTCattcagcagctccctggcataaaaaaaatcagccatcTGGTAAACCAAGAGCCTGGTAAAGAAATTTGCCTTGAGTGGGAGCAGGCTCAGATGGGCCatgaggggctgcagggacccaGCTGGCTGCCCCATGCCACTGCGGCAGGACTCACCGCTGGTAATAGGCCAGCTCCTCCTGAACCAAGAACAGGTTGGTCTTGAGCTCATTCCGCTCCTGTAGgatctgctgcagctcctccttggAGAAGCAGCAGTCAGCAGGACTCCTGCCCATGCCCATCTCCTGGTGCTGTGGCTCCTCCATGGGTTCTGGAGCTCCTTCCTGGGGGATGGAGAGTCAGCAGGCAAGCAGAGACCCCAGGGTCCCCACACAAAGGCAGAGATGGAAAAGTCCCAGGAATGAGTCTGCTAgtttggagctgctgcaggtggctgcccaggcagcagcagccacccatCACCACTTGTGGCAAACCTTCCTCATCCTCTGAGTCCTGAGCACACCAGGAGGCCCTTGCAGGAATGGGAAGGTCAGATCACTGTTAAGCGATGCCCTGTGGCAGAAGAGCTGTGGACTCAGACTCACCAGGCTGGGCTTTAGCTTCTGGGCCTCAGAGGTGgtcctgcttctcctgctctctTCTCTCTGGCTTTGCAGCAGTGCAGCCTCCAggtctgttttcttctccagggCACTCTTGAGCTGAGCCTGCACCACGGCCACCTTGTGACGCAGCTCTTCGTTCATGGCCATGAAGCGGTGTAGttgctcctgcagctggagggcagagggCAGCAGAGTGAGGCCTGGCATCAACTCCGGGACCCCACCCAGGGGCATCAGTACCATGGGAAAAACATCTGCCCCAGCAGGCTCGCCAGCCACCGCGACAGCCCCAGGGCCATGACATGAAAGCAGGTCCTCAGGCCCTTCTCACACCACACCCCTGAGCTCCCACATCCTCACCGCCTCAGTGTCTCGGCTCTTGCAGACAATCTCATGGGCTTGGGCACGAAGTTCATCTCTCTGCTTGTCCACCACCTCCTTCAGCCGCAGCATCACCTCCCGCTCCTTCCGCACCGTGCTATCTGAGCCCGGACATAATGGGGACAGGAGTGAGTGGCCCCGGGGTCCAAGGACTCCTATAACATTATGGAGTTCCTCGATGCTTCTGCAAAGCATCATTCTACCATCTTCCCTGGTAGATAGCACACTCTTCCTGGTAGGAAGAGTGGGAAGAAGGGACTTGAAAGCTTTAGGCTGTGACTGATGCATCCTGGTGCTGGAAATGGCAGCTCACACTCTATGTCTGCCCCCACCACCCTCCTGGGGGGTTGGGGGTACTTGGGGagtttggggtctctgtggcttGCAGAACAAGTTAATGCTCACACTCCCTAGTAAGACAGGTCTCCAGGGCTGCGGAGCACGGAGAACAGGTTCAGAAACACACCCAGCCTGCCCACCTCTATGGGAACACCTCATGATGGCAGGGGGCCCCAAACCTGCCATGACACCCACCTTCCTGGGACTGGCTCTCAGCAAGCTGGCCCAGGAGCTGCCGGTTCTGCTCCTCCAGGCGGGTCAGGCGGCTGTGCAGAGCTCGCTCCCGGCGCTCGGCctcccacagcctctgctccgGGTCCTGGCGGACAGACAAACGGGTCAGGGGACAGCTGGGCCACATCTGtcccaggggatggggacaggcaggTCAGAGCCACCCCAGGAGGAACAGGGACAGCCTGGTCACTGCTGTCCCCACGGGGACTCCTGTGAGGACAAGTGCAGCTCAGTGCCCCCCAAAGAGACCCCCGAAGGCGGCTTGGCCGAGCACCCCACCCCGCTCACCTCCGCGTCCTGCCGCCCGGCCGCCGGTGCCACCGCCTCCCCCTCGGTCCCCGCCGGTGCCACCAGcgcctccagcagctccagcagccgCACGACGGGTGGCACCAGACCGGCCACGGCCTCAGGCCCGAAGCGGCCAGAGAGACGGCGCAGCTCGGCCCCCAGCGCCCCGGCCATGCGGTAAATGTGTGTGGGGGCCAGGCGGCCCGGGGGGGTCCGCCAGAGCGGCTCCGCTCCCCGCCGCAGCGGCTCCGCCATCGCCTGCCGCCGGCCCCTCACACGCTCCgcccggtcccggtcccgtCCCTCCCCGTCCGGGCCCGCCCCGAGGCGGGATCTCACCGGCAGCGCTCCCGGTTCGTAAAAAAATTTATTGAGCAAGTGTAAAGTTGAACAACAACCCGAGATAGGGGGGTGGGGTACGCGGGGAGCAGGAACAGCGGGACACACAAACACACGCTGTTGAATATCAACAGTACTAAGGAAGGGCGTGAGGGGGTggaactggggggggggggggggggaagagctggaggggggaaaaggggctggagggggggagaggggcaaGTCTAGGCGTAGAGGTCCTCCCGGTCGGCAGAGTAGACCTCTCCCTCCTGGAGCAGGGCGAAGTTGAGGAAGTGCGAAGGGCGATGGACCTCGTGGTAAAACTCCTTGGGGTTGGCGAGCTGCAGTTCATACTTCATGTTGGGGTCATGGCGAACACCTGGAAGAGAGAGTCTGTCACCCACCTGAAAGCTCCCCCTGCCAGTGCTGCTCATCAGGAGCCTGAAACCAAGCCCTCCACCCTCACAAGATGTTTTTTAAGCAGACCATGCCAGAAGAGAAAGTTTTACATCCACAAAACCTCCCCCTTTGCATTTCTCCCCTGAGAGATTCACAGAGCAATGCCCCCACGTTGTGGGGGCACATGTCCTCCTGTGCTAAGTTCAGTGTTTTGTCTCTTCATCTCCTGCAGCTAGCTGTGGTTGACCATACCAGGACCTCCTGTTACTGCCCAgcttttctcttgcattttccATTGTCTTCTGTTCTGCCTGGCAGGGATTAATTATTCAGTGGCACTAGACCAGACACTGCCATCCAGAAAGACAAGACGTCTCTTTCTCCCCTCTGTCAGACTTTGCTCTCCTGCCACTGAAAGATCAGTGAGAACAACACCCCAGGGCTGGTGCCATGGAAAGGTCAGACTATAACACTCCAAGGAACACGGAGCTTCAGAAAGTGTAAATAATGCTTCCCTGAGgagctttcccttctccctAAGCTCTTCCCCATGCCTCTCCTCCTCGCCCTTTCCCGGGACAGCTCACCCATGAAGTTGTAGTTCCAGGACCCTTGTGCTGGGACCATGAAGAAGCCAAGGAAACGATCTGACAGGAGCATCTGCACCCTCTCATAATGGGATGGCAGGTAGCCCTTGGGGTTGTTCCCTTTGTCTGTGTTCTGCCTGCCCCACTCGTAGCCACTGGGGGTCAGTTTGTAGGCTGTCAGCGTGCAGGAGCCGGGTGTGAAACTGGAAGAGAGCAGACAGGGCAGGTCAGACTCATCTAGATTGGGGAAGGGAAACCAGAAAGGACCCAACACTGCCCTTCTGCCATATTTTTAGTTAAGAGACTTCAATGTATTCCCAGGAGCTGCACTCAGGCAGAAGTCTCACTGCCTCTCACCTGCAGGTGATGATGATGGTCTTTTCCCCATCCCAGGAGGGGTTGTCAGCCATGACTTTGGCATGGGTGGTGACATCCTGGGGTGAGAGCTGAGGGGACTCATTTGGTTGGGTGTGAATCCACCCCAGGGGTTCCATTTCCTGACAACAAGAGtgacattttagaaaaaaatgaaagacctttaaaaaaagaccacTTCAAGTGTCGCACAAGATGCACACCAAAGGCTTCTCTTTCACTGGATCCTAGATCAGGCTGGCTTCAGACCAAAAGCAGCTGCTCCACTACCTCATGTCCCTGGTACTAGAGAGTTACCTTCCACGCACACCAGGAGCAGAAGCTCAACTCACCTTGAGATATTCATGCTGTGGCAGCTGCCCTGGAAGATGGACAGTCTGGTGTGTTCCCCACTGGGGCACCATTACAATGCACCGGATCTCCTTCACCTGGGGGTTATCAGGAGGGCTCACTCCATACAGGTAACCTGCAAtctaggaagaaaaatacacacCTTAGGGACTCAAATGGCATCCTGGTAACCACTTAAGAGTGGGTGGGCCTTGCCTTTCTGATGGCAAGTATCTCTCAGCTGGCAGGTTCTCACTAGAGAACATCCTAGTTTTGACCAGGCATGAGGTCTCCTCCAAGTGTGGCCACAAGGAGCCATCAGGACTCCGCAGAGTACAACAGCAGCAAGCTCCCAGCCCTTCACCACAAGGTCCTGACTGCCCAGGCCTGGTGTCTGTCCCAGCAGCATGGGCTACAACAGTAACACACTCACCTGGGCCCGAAGATCGGAGATGCAGATGAATTTCTTCAACACGTTCTTGGGAAGAATGTAGGTATAACCAGTTTCCTTTATATCATCTGATGAAACATAGATGTGGTTCGTTCGCAGGTGGAGGTTGGCAGCAGAAATTGCTCTGTGAAGGAGATGATTATTAGTGGATGCACAGATCCCCTCCTGAGCACTTTGACCTTTTCCTTGCACCCACAGCTCAGCCTGCCTCCCTACCTGACTCGCCACTCAGTCTTGGAGGAGAAGGTCTGAGTTTCATAGTTGCTGGTTGTAGAGGTGATGATTTCATCCCCGTGCTTGTTAACCGTGCGGGTCTGTGTGGCTGTCAGCTGGGACTGCTCCTTGGTTTGCTTCTCAATTTCTGCAATCTGCTGTCgctgctgggagggggcagAGATCTCCATGCCCAGGATAATGTCACGGATCTCTGACTGGGTCAGGGATGCGACGTTCACACTGAAAGAGGAAAGCCACCCAAGTCAGGCATTTCAAAGAACACTCTGGACTCTCCCCACCAAGAAGATGGGGCAGAAGCTCAGAACATAACACCTGGGGcactaattaaaataaaaccacaactTTTCAGACAAGAGGAGGGACCAAATCACATGATAAAAAAGCTTTGGCACATACATTTTTATCTGCCATGCTAGAAAGCAATTAATAATAACCAGTTTTCCTACAAAGCTGACAATTCATTGCCAAAGACCCTCAAAAGTCTTCTACTCCCCACAAGGAGCACAGTGGCCACACAGTCTTTagagcaggagggaaag
Above is a window of Heliangelus exortis chromosome 21, bHelExo1.hap1, whole genome shotgun sequence DNA encoding:
- the RILP gene encoding rab-interacting lysosomal protein isoform X1, whose product is MAEPLRRGAEPLWRTPPGRLAPTHIYRMAGALGAELRRLSGRFGPEAVAGLVPPVVRLLELLEALVAPAGTEGEAVAPAAGRQDAEDPEQRLWEAERRERALHSRLTRLEEQNRQLLGQLAESQSQEDSTVRKEREVMLRLKEVVDKQRDELRAQAHEIVCKSRDTEALQEQLHRFMAMNEELRHKVAVVQAQLKSALEKKTDLEAALLQSQREESRRSRTTSEAQKLKPSLEGAPEPMEEPQHQEMGMGRSPADCCFSKEELQQILQERNELKTNLFLVQEELAYYQRELLNEERVPSFFLDAMKSTVKRQRKKIRAKMLGTVEESESSDEDEGSWVPAHGTDYVDAQPPESKIRSFFGLWYQGNSKDPPTSSCSGAWEIIDSLDTQLELEGESKPAASSPHRASPPL
- the RILP gene encoding rab-interacting lysosomal protein isoform X2, with the translated sequence MAEPLRRGAEPLWRTPPGRLAPTHIYRMAGALGAELRRLSGRFGPEAVAGLVPPVVRLLELLEALVAPAGTEGEAVAPAAGRQDAEDPEQRLWEAERRERALHSRLTRLEEQNRQLLGQLAESQSQEDSTVRKEREVMLRLKEVVDKQRDELRAQAHEIVCKSRDTEALQEQLHRFMAMNEELRHKVAVVQAQLKSALEKKTDLEAALLQSQREESRRSRTTSEAQKLKPSLEGAPEPMEEPQHQEMGMGRSPADCCFSKEELQQILQERNELKTNLFLVQEELAYYQRELLNEERVPSFFLDAMKSTVKRQRKKIRAKMLGTVEESESSFGLWYQGNSKDPPTSSCSGAWEIIDSLDTQLELEGESKPAASSPHRASPPL